In Macadamia integrifolia cultivar HAES 741 chromosome 12, SCU_Mint_v3, whole genome shotgun sequence, the following are encoded in one genomic region:
- the LOC122058376 gene encoding agamous-like MADS-box protein AGL80, protein MARKKVKLAWIQNDSARRATFKKRKRGIMKKVSELSTLCGVSACAIIYGPYEPEPDVWPSPPEAKRVLARFRNMPDMEQCKKMLNQEEFLRQRIAKTKEQVKKYSKDNQDKENTKLLFECLAGQKGLHDLGLETLTDIIWIAESQLKTMKDRMGLLNRAPTIHPPLPTLSDPPPQYFMTMSTPNLNPAPNTMDIHHHDHQRMMRRRNNNPTAANANVVTVATANVAGAPIEVIRNTVGGGEQNRMAAVDQHQVAAMEALHAGHQLTPTNWLMDMNMMNHNEQVGFVPNEMVMQYVDNNNIWTNSFFP, encoded by the coding sequence ATGGCTAGGAAGAAGGTGAAGCTGGCATGGATCCAAAATGACTCAGCGAGGAGAGCTACcttcaagaaaaggaagagggggATAATGAAGAAGGTGAGTGAGCTGAGTACACTTTGCGGGGTGAGTGCTTGTGCCATCATCTACGGACCCTATGAGCCGGAGCCAGATGTTTGGCCATCCCCTCCAGAAGCCAAACGCGTTCTGGCTCGTTTCAGGAACATGCCCGACATGGAACAATGCAAGAAGATGTTGAATCAAGAAGAATTCCTGAGACAAAGGATCGCTAAGACCAAGGAACAAGTGAAGAAGTATTCCAAAGACAACCAAGACAAGGAGAACACCAAACTCTTGTTCGAGTGCTTGGCAGGACAAAAGGGTCTGCATGATCTGGGGCTTGAGACGCTTACCGATATCATATGGATCGCCGAATCCCAGCTGAAGACAATGAAAGATAGGATGGGACTCCTCAACAGGGCCCCTACTATTCATCCCCCTCTTCCTACCCTTTCAGATCCTCCTCCCCAGTACTTCATGACCATGTCCACCCCCAACCTTAACCCTGCACCCAACACCATGGATATTCATCATCATGATCATCAGaggatgatgaggaggaggaacAACAATCCTACTGCTGCTAATGCTAATGTTGTAACTGTTGCTACTGCAAATGTTGCTGGTGCTCCCATAGAAGTGATCAGAAATACTGTTGGTGGAGGAGAGCAAAATAGGATGGCGGCAGTAGATCAACATCAGGTGGCGGCCATGGAGGCTCTGCATGCAGGACATCAACTGACCCCCACCAACTGGCTCATGGATATGAACATGATGAACCACAATGAACAAGTGGGCTTCGTTCCCAATGAAATGGTTATGCAATATGTGGATAACAATAACATCTGGACCAattctttctttccctga
- the LOC122058360 gene encoding agamous-like MADS-box protein AGL80, whose translation MARKKVKLAWIQNDSARRATFKKRKRGIMKKVSELSTLCGVSACAIIYGPYEPEPDVWPSPPEAKRVLARFRNMPDMEQCKKMLNQEEFLRQRISKAKEHVKKYSKDNREKENTKLLFECLAGQKGLHDLGLETLTDIVWIAESKLKTMKDRMGLLNRPSTIHSPLPTLSDPPPQYFMTMSTPNLNPTPNLTPTPNPMDIHHHDHHRMMMMRNNNPAANANAVTIAATNAVGAPREVIRNNVGGGEQNRMAAIDHHQVAAMEALHVGHQLTPTNWFMDMNMMNPNEQVGFPPNEMVLQYVDNNNIWTNPFFP comes from the coding sequence ATGGCCAGGAAGAAGGTGAAGCTGGCATGGATCCAAAATGACTCAGCGAGGAGAGCTACcttcaagaaaaggaagaggggaATAATGAAGAAGGTGAGTGAGCTGAGCACACTGTGCGGGGTGAGTGCTTGTGCCATCATCTACGGACCCTATGAGCCGGAGCCAGATGTTTGGCCTTCCCCTCCGGAAGCCAAACGCGTTCTAGCTCGTTTCAGGAACATGCCTGACATGGAACAATGCAAAAAGATGTTGAATCAGGAAGAATTCCTGAGACAGAGGATCTCTAAGGCCAAGGAGCATGTGAAGAAGTATTCCAAGGACAACCGAGAGAAGGAGAACACCAAACTCTTGTTCGAGTGCTTGGCAGGACAAAAGGGTTTGCATGATCTGGGGCTTGAGACACTCACCGATATCGTATGGATCGCCGAATCCAAACTGAAGACCATGAAAGATAGGATGGGACTCCTCAATAGGCCCTCCACTATTCATTCCCCTCTTCCAACCCTTTCCGATCCTCCTCCCCAGTACTTCATGACCATGTCCACCCCTAACCTTAACCCAACCCCCAACCTTACTCCAACACCCAACCCCATGGATATTCATCATCATGATCATCacaggatgatgatgatgaggaacaACAATCCTGCTGCTAATGCTAATGCTGTAACTATTGCTGCTACAAATGCTGTTGGTGCTCCTAGAGAAGTGATCAGAAATAATGTTGGTGGAGGAGAACAAAATAGGATGGCGGCAATAGATCATCATCAGGTGGCGGCCATGGAGGCTCTGCATGTAGGACATCAACTGACCCCCACCAACTGGTTCATGGATATGAATATGATGAACCCCAATGAACAAGTGGGCTTCCCTCCCAATGAAATGGTTTTGCAATATGTGGATAATAATAACATCTGGACCAATCCTTTCTTTCCCTGA